Proteins encoded by one window of Mercenaria mercenaria strain notata chromosome 4, MADL_Memer_1, whole genome shotgun sequence:
- the LOC123551784 gene encoding lipase-like isoform X3 has product MSFTMVKKQWFIIHLICVITISTSAKSIGDVKEFNINSLTEKENAKEHHDSTKDILEQAKTGNIKNKESLEKEENKENSNIQTVDSMYTESDLEEVSKDLDAHATKDRETNSNNKETGLDDEQLLDIYTESDLDETKSQDEVKRKDDKKSASSYLYVPHRAKRNAVGFQGENEDGSGDGSGEGSGDNPTAI; this is encoded by the exons ATGTCTTTTACTATGGTCAAGAAACAGTGGTTTATAATACATTTAATATGTGTTATAACGATATCAACATCAGCAAAGTCCATAG GTGATGTTAAGGAATTTAATATCAACAGCTTGACAGAGAAGGAAAATGCTAAAGAACACCATGATTCAACAAAAGACATACTAGAACAAGCAAAAACAGGGAacattaaaaacaaagaatcattagaaaaagaggaaaataaagaaaatagcaATATACAAACAGTAGATTCTATGTACACAGAATCTGATCTGGAAGAGGTCTCCAAAGATCTTGATGCTCATGCCACAAAAGACAGGGAAACAAACAGTAATAACAAAGAAACTGGActtgatgatgaacaattattagATATATATACAGAATCAGATCTCGATGAAACAAAATCCCAAGATGAAGTAAAGCGTAAAGACGATAAAAAGTCCGCTTCCTCATATTTATATGTACCACACCGTGCAAAACGTAATGCAGTTGGATTTCAGGGAGAGAACGAAGATGGTTCTGGAGACGGTTCAGGAGAAGGATCAGGAGATAACCCAACAGCAATATAA
- the LOC123551784 gene encoding uncharacterized protein LOC123551784 isoform X2, with the protein MIKEQLLILSILCFWTATIYAETAGLVNEFKIEDSNNGTDTNETEHHNLTKPNLSSKIINKKQRTTSNETKTKTNLTENGALLYDSSMYTESDLEETKSTDTSELDGPDTKEKEANNTKEKHKRKQENKKEEISSVYTESDLEATASQDEKKNSGNQEKDKRSAGSYLVVLHKRDINHAEQEEGSGEGSGQEPDNTL; encoded by the exons ATGATTAAAGAGCAGCTTTTAATTCTTAGTATATTATGTTTTTGGACGGCTACCATATACGCAGAGACCGCGG GTTTGGTAAACGAATTTAAAATTGAAGACTCGAACAATGGCACAGATACGAATGAAACAGAACATCATAACTTGACAAAGCCTAACCTGTCATcaaagataataaataaaaagcaaagaACAACTTCGaatgaaacaaaaacgaaaacaaatcTAACAGAAAATGGCGCACTTTTATACGACTCTTCTATGTATACAGAATCTGATTTAGAAGAAACAAAGTCCACTGATACCAGTGAATTGGATGGCCCTGATACTAAAGAAAAGGAAGCAAAtaacacaaaagaaaaacataaaagaaagcaagaaaacaaaaaagaagaaatatcgTCAGTTTACACAGAATCTGATCTGGAAGCAACAGCATCTCAAGATGAGAAAAAGAACAGTGGCAATCAAGAAAAAGACAAAAGGTCCGCAGGATCATATTTAGTTGTACTGCACAAGAGAGACATAAATCATGCTGAACAAGAAGAGGGATCAGGTGAAGGTTCTGGACAAGAACCAGATAATACGCTTTAG
- the LOC123551784 gene encoding uncharacterized protein LOC123551784 isoform X1, translated as MSFTMVKKQWFIIHLICVITISTSAKSIGLVNEFKIEDSNNGTDTNETEHHNLTKPNLSSKIINKKQRTTSNETKTKTNLTENGALLYDSSMYTESDLEETKSTDTSELDGPDTKEKEANNTKEKHKRKQENKKEEISSVYTESDLEATASQDEKKNSGNQEKDKRSAGSYLVVLHKRDINHAEQEEGSGEGSGQEPDNTL; from the exons ATGTCTTTTACTATGGTCAAGAAACAGTGGTTTATAATACATTTAATATGTGTTATAACGATATCAACATCAGCAAAGTCCATAG GTTTGGTAAACGAATTTAAAATTGAAGACTCGAACAATGGCACAGATACGAATGAAACAGAACATCATAACTTGACAAAGCCTAACCTGTCATcaaagataataaataaaaagcaaagaACAACTTCGaatgaaacaaaaacgaaaacaaatcTAACAGAAAATGGCGCACTTTTATACGACTCTTCTATGTATACAGAATCTGATTTAGAAGAAACAAAGTCCACTGATACCAGTGAATTGGATGGCCCTGATACTAAAGAAAAGGAAGCAAAtaacacaaaagaaaaacataaaagaaagcaagaaaacaaaaaagaagaaatatcgTCAGTTTACACAGAATCTGATCTGGAAGCAACAGCATCTCAAGATGAGAAAAAGAACAGTGGCAATCAAGAAAAAGACAAAAGGTCCGCAGGATCATATTTAGTTGTACTGCACAAGAGAGACATAAATCATGCTGAACAAGAAGAGGGATCAGGTGAAGGTTCTGGACAAGAACCAGATAATACGCTTTAG